The bacterium genome includes the window GCCTGGCCGGGGGCACGTCGGCCGCCACCTTCGCCTGGATCAACTCCAATGACAAGACTCCGCTCGAGTACCACCGGTTCAACACCGCGGGGATGGCCGAGCACGCTCGGCTGCGGCAGGAGTTCGGGGCGGCACCCTGGCTGCACGTGGACGGCAACATCGAGTGGGCCGATGATTCGTCCACGAGTGCCGCGCTGCGCAGCAAAGTCGCCCGATTACAGGAGTGGGGGTACGACGCAGAGCGGCTCCCGATCGACGCGCTGCGGGAGATCGAGCCCGAGCTCGTCCCTCCGAACGGCGTCACCGAGTTCGCCTTCTATCCGTTGGAGGGCTACGTCGACGTCCCTATGCTGGTCGGCGGCCTTGTCCGGGCGGCGGAGAAAGTCGGAGCGAAGGTTCGCACCGAGTGCCGGGTCACCGAGCTCGCGGTGGAACGCGGGCACGTCGGAGGCGTGGTGCTGACCGGCGGCGAACGCATCAAGGCCGACCTGGTCGTCAACTGTGCCGGCCGCTGGACCGACCAGGTGGCCGCCCTCGCACGCGTCCGCGTCCCACTCGCGCCGACCTCGGGATTGCTCGCGATCTCGGTCCCGTCGCCGGTCGGGCTTCGCAGCCTCCTGCACACGCACGCGGTGAATCTCCGCCCGGACGGTGCCGGCCGGATCATGATGCGGGCAGGCGAGTTCGACCGCACCGTGGACGAGGACACGCCGGTTGTTCCCCTGCCCCCGGCGTGCCATCAGATCCTCGAGCGCGCCCGCCGCGCACTGCCCGGCCTTGCCGGCACCACCCTGGAGGTGGCGCGGGTCGGCGTGCGGCCGATCCCCAGCGACGGCTATCCGCTGGTCGGCCCGATGCCCGGAGCCCCAGGCATGTATGTCGTGTGCACGCACAGTGGAGTGACGCTCGGCCCGCTTCTAGGACGGCTGGTGGCCGACGAGGTCGTGCGCGGCGTGGTCGACCCCCGGCTGCGTCCGTTCCGTCCGGAGCGCCTCATGGTGTGAGGTGGATTGCGCGCTTGGCCGAGTTGAAGCGGGTGGCGGCTTCCCGGCGTTGTCTTTACGTGACGAGGCTATTCGCAGGCGGCGGGCAGGTTCCGCTGGGCGTCTGCCTGTCTTCCCGTGCATCCCGTTCGATGCGCGCGCGCGCACGGCGATCCGGCGAGCCGTACCCACCGCCGCCGCCGGCCCGGACGAGGAGGAGATCGCCCGCTCGCAGCGTCTCGTGGACCTTTGAGCCCAGCGTCCGCGCCGCGCCGTCGCGGACCAGGACGCACGCCCCCGGAGCACCGGTTCCGCCGCCAAAGAGGCCGGGGGCGCCGTGCGCGTGGCGATCGGAGTGCAGGCCAAAGGTGACGCCGTCGGCGAGGATGCGGTAGGCTCGTTCCATCCCCAGGCCGCCGCGGTACTCACCCGCCCCGCCAGAGTTGGGCACGAGACCGTATCGGAGGACTTCCAGGAACGGGAACTCGATCTCCACGGATTCCACGGGCGTGTTATGACCGTTCGTGAGGTGCATGATCATCCCGTCGGCGCCGTCCTGGCACCACAGCCCGCCGTTGCCGGCCCCGAGCACTTCGGAGAGGATGCGGGTGTGTCCGCCGGCGCGATGGCCGAAGGAGATGCCCGTCTGACAGTCAAAGCCGGGGGCCGTCACACGCTGGGGCAGCACGGCTGCAAGCGCCATGTTGACGGCGTCAAAGATCTTGTAGCAGGCGCTTGTTCGCGCGCGTGTCGCGGCCGGCCATCGCGGGTTGACGAGGCAGCCGAGCGGCGCGGTGACGTGGACGGGCCGCATCGTTCCGGCATTGACGAGAAGGTGGGTCACACCGAGAATTGACATCACGGTCGTCCGCACCGTCGAGAGCGTCGAGCCCCACGGGACGTTAATAAACCCGTCAGCCTGCGCGTCCGTGCCCGCGAAGTCGATCGTCATTTCGGTGCCGGCGATCCGGACGGCTACCCGCACGTAGAAAGGGCCCCCGCCGGTGCCATCGCCCTCCATGAAGGCTTCGCCACGGTACGCACCGTCAGGGATTGCACCGATCGCATCCCGAGAGATCCGCTCGGCGTACTCTTGGACCTCGACCATGAACTCCTTGATCGCGTCGGGACCATATTTACGGGCGAGGGCGCGCACGCGCGCCTCCCCGGTGCGGCACGCCGCGATCTGGGCGTCGAAGTCTGCGAGGACCGTGCGCGGGG containing:
- a CDS encoding FAD-dependent oxidoreductase, giving the protein MDIVVIGGGIVGASVAYRLVLAGAEVTLLEAGRLAGGTSAATFAWINSNDKTPLEYHRFNTAGMAEHARLRQEFGAAPWLHVDGNIEWADDSSTSAALRSKVARLQEWGYDAERLPIDALREIEPELVPPNGVTEFAFYPLEGYVDVPMLVGGLVRAAEKVGAKVRTECRVTELAVERGHVGGVVLTGGERIKADLVVNCAGRWTDQVAALARVRVPLAPTSGLLAISVPSPVGLRSLLHTHAVNLRPDGAGRIMMRAGEFDRTVDEDTPVVPLPPACHQILERARRALPGLAGTTLEVARVGVRPIPSDGYPLVGPMPGAPGMYVVCTHSGVTLGPLLGRLVADEVVRGVVDPRLRPFRPERLMV
- a CDS encoding hydantoinase B/oxoprolinase family protein: MDPVTLSVIGHAFAATAEEMGVNLYRSAHSTIVREVRDIATAVLDPHGNTVAIANYIPQLLNAMDPAAAAVAEEYDFGDLQDGEAFVLNDPFHGGQHVNDILLFTPIRDNGQLLGVACANVHHLDVGGGAAASNARATDVFQEGIVFSPMRIPLDAGWRRSPFGKFLAANVRAPRTVLADFDAQIAACRTGEARVRALARKYGPDAIKEFMVEVQEYAERISRDAIGAIPDGAYRGEAFMEGDGTGGGPFYVRVAVRIAGTEMTIDFAGTDAQADGFINVPWGSTLSTVRTTVMSILGVTHLLVNAGTMRPVHVTAPLGCLVNPRWPAATRARTSACYKIFDAVNMALAAVLPQRVTAPGFDCQTGISFGHRAGGHTRILSEVLGAGNGGLWCQDGADGMIMHLTNGHNTPVESVEIEFPFLEVLRYGLVPNSGGAGEYRGGLGMERAYRILADGVTFGLHSDRHAHGAPGLFGGGTGAPGACVLVRDGAARTLGSKVHETLRAGDLLLVRAGGGGGYGSPDRRARARIERDAREDRQTPSGTCPPPANSLVT